Proteins from one Erpetoichthys calabaricus chromosome 11, fErpCal1.3, whole genome shotgun sequence genomic window:
- the ube2d2 gene encoding ubiquitin-conjugating enzyme E2 D2 produces MALKRIHKELNDLARDPPAQCSAGPVGDDMFHWQATIMGPNDSPYQGGVFFLTIHFPTDYPFKPPKVAFTTRIYHPNINSNGSICLDILRSQWSPALTISKVLLSICSLLCDPNPDDPLVPEIARIYKTDREKYNRIAREWTQKYAM; encoded by the exons GAGCTAAATGACTTAGCACGTGATCCACCAGCTCAGTGTTCTGCAGGACCTGTTGGAGATGATA tgTTCCACTGGCAAGCCACAATAATGGGACCA AATGACAGTCCTTACCAGGGCGGTGTTTTTTTCTTGACAATTCATTTTCCAACAGATTATCCTTTCAAGCCACCAAAG GTTGCATTCACAACAAGAATCTACCATCCAAATATCAACAGCAATGGCAGCATTTGTCTCGATATTCTGCGATCGCAATGGTCACCTGCATTAACCATCTCAAAAG TTCTTTTGTCAATTTGTTCACTGTTGTGTGATCCAAATCCAGATGACCCATTAGTTCCTGAAATAGCACGCATCTacaaaacagacagagaaaa gTACAACAGAATAGCTCGGGAATGGACACAGAAGTATGCAATGTAG